One Nerophis lumbriciformis linkage group LG19, RoL_Nlum_v2.1, whole genome shotgun sequence DNA segment encodes these proteins:
- the LOC133618773 gene encoding glutamine synthetase, with the protein MAVSSSASLSKVIKQQYMELPQGDKVQAMYIWVDGTGEGLRCKTRTLDFNPKSVEELPEWNFDGSSTYQAEGSNSDMYLIPAAMFRDPFRKDPNKLVLCEVFKYNRMPAETNLRITCNKVMKMVEDQVPWFGMEQEYTILGTDGHPFGWPSNGFPGPQGPYYCGVGADKAYGRDIVEAHYRACLYAGVHICGTNAEVMPAQWEFQVGPCEGINMGDHLWVARFILHRVCEDFGVIASFDPKPIPGNWNGAGCHTNFSTKEMREDGGLKAIEDSIEKLGRRHSYHIRAYDPKGGLDNARRLTGHHETSNINEFSAGVANRGASIRIPRNVGQEKKGYFEDRRPSANCDPYGVTEALIRTCLLSEEGEEPADY; encoded by the exons ATGGCCGTGTCCTCAAGCGCAAGCTTGAGCAAAGTCATCAAGCAGCAGTACATGGAGCTCCCCCAGGGAGATAAAGTCCAGGCCATGTACATCTGGGTCGACGGAACTGGCGAGGGGCTGCGGTGTAAAACCAGGACCTTGGATTTTAACCCCAAAAGCGTTGAAG AACTACCTGAATGGAACTTTGACGGGTCCAGCACCTACCAAGCTGAAGGCTCCAACAGCGACATGTATCTCATCCCTGCTGCCATGTTCCGCGACCCCTTCCGCAAAGATCCGAACAAGCTGGTCCTCTGTGAAGTGTTCAAGTACAACCGCATGCCTGCAG AAACCAACCTCCGAATCACTTGCAATAAGGTGATGAAAATGGTAGAGGACCAAGTTCCCTGGTTTGGCATGGAGCAGGAGTATACCATCCTGGGCACAGATGGGCACCCTTTTGGCTGGCCCTCTAATGGATTCCCAGGGCCTCAAG GCCCATACTACTGTGGCGTGGGAGCAGACAAAGCCTATGGAAGAGATATCGTGGAAGCCCATTATAGAGCTTGCCTTTATGCTGGGGTTCACATTTGTGGCACTAATGCGGAAGTGATGCCTGCCCAG TGGGAGTTCCAGGTTGGCCCGTGCGAAGGGATCAACATGGGCGATCACCTGTGGGTGGCGCGCTTCATCCTGCACCGTGTCTGCGAAGACTTTGGCGTCATCGCCTCCTTTGACCCCAAGCCCATCCCTGGCAACTGGAACGGCGCCGGCTGCCACACAAACTTTAGCACCAAGGAGATGAGAGAAGACGGTGGACTAAA AGCCATTGAGGACTCCATCGAGAAGCTGGGCAGGAGGCACAGCTACCACATCCGTGCCTACGACCCCAAAGGTGGCCTGGACAACGCCCGCCGCCTCACGGGCCACCACGAAACCTCCAACATCAACGAGTTTTCGGCGGGCGTGGCCAACCGCGGTGCCAGCATCCGCATCCCCCGCAACGTGGGCCAGGAGAAGAAGGGCTACTTCGAGGACCGCCGCCCGTCGGCCAACTGCGACCCGTACGGCGTCACCGAGGCGCTCATACGCACCTGTTTGCTGAGCGAGGAGGGCGAGGAGCCTGCGGATTACTGA